ACGCACTGCACCGCGGTACCGAGCGCGAGGGTTTCGATTCGCCCAGCAAGTTCGACATGTCGACGCTGTCGACGATCATGCCCAAGCGCAAGCCGGCCCGTCCCCAGCCGGATTCGCAGGGCTACACGGACGAGGACACCCGCGAGTGGGGCCCGTCGTCCGATTCCGCCGACTTCGACGAGGACTACGACGAGGGCTACGACCCCGCCGAGCCGGAGTGGCAGGACGGGGAGACCTACGAGCCGGAGCCCCCGCCGCTCGAGCCGGCGTGGACGCCCCCGCGCGGCGCGCGTCCGCCTGCCCCGCCGCGCCTGCCGGCACCCCCGCGGCCCCCGGCACCCCGGCCGCCGGCACCGAGACCCCCGGTGTCCAGACCCCAGGCGGCGCCCCCGCCTGCGTGGGCTCCGCCGATCGACCCGCGGACCGGCTGGACGCCCCCGCCGGACCCGGAGACCCGCTGGATCCCGCAGCCGGAGCCGTGGGGGAGCCGGCCCGCGTCCTGAGCCCGGCGCCGGTCGCTTCGGCGGGCTCCCGGGTGCGCCCGTACACGCGGACCGGCGGTCGTACCCGGTCCGACCACAACCTGGCGCTGGAGGCGCTGGTCTCGACGTCCGACGACGGGCGCCGGTACCGCGGCGTGCGGTCGGTCGAGCACCGCCGGATCTGCGACCTGTGCCTGGACACGCGGTCGGTGGCCGAGATCGCCGCCCACCTGCGGCTGCCGCTGGGCGTGGTGAAGGTGCTGGTCGGCGACATGGCCGACATCGGGCTGGTGCTGATCCACCAGACGGAGCTGATCCTCGGGGACCGCTCGTCCCGCGATTTCATGGAACGCGTCCTGGCCGGACTGCGGGCGCTCTAGCCGCGCTACTCCTCGACCAGCGCGGCCGAGGTGATCCGGTGCAGCGAGTACCGCTCGTTGTTGTCGCCTTCGAGGATCCCGCCGCCGACCCGGACGGGCCGGATCACCCGCTGGCTGGCGGTCCCGCGTGAGTCGACGAACCCGATCCAGACCTCACGGCGTTCCAAGGTGGCCCGGGACAGCAGCTCCAGCGTTGCCGACGTGTCCGCCCCACCGCCGACCGGCGCCCGGACCGCGGACCCCCGGCGCCGGGCGGACGCGGCGTCCCCGGCCCGCAGGTTCGAGACGATCCGCGCCGCCTGGTCGGCCGTCAGCACCGCCTGCTCACCCGGGCTGCGCCGGGCCGCCCTGGCCTTCGCCGGCAGCCGGCGTCCACCCGGCCGGATGTCGACGACCCGGCCGTCCGGGCCCTCCGCCGCCGGGGCGAACCCCGCCGCGCGCAGGCCCGTGAGGACCTCGTGCAGCGGGTCCGGGCTGATCACCACCGTCGGCGCGATCAGCCGCAGGTCGTGCTCCGCCGCGACCGGGTGGGCCAGCACCTCCGCCAGCAACGCCTCGTCGTCGCACCGCAGGAACGACGCCGCGACGCCGCCGCGCAGCCGGCCGTGGCGCCGGGCGACGTCGTCGACCAGGTAGCTCAGCGACTGCGGGACCGGCGTCGCGGACTTCGCCTTGAACAGCGCGTGCAGCTCGCCCGCGGTCCGGCCGGTGTCCAGCGCCCGCCGGACGGACGCCTCGGTGATCCGGTAGACCGTCGCGTGGCCGGCCGACTCGACGTCCGCGGCGGCTGAGATTTCTGCCGCCAGCTCCGGCTCCAGGGGCCCGGGCGCGACGACCGTCAGGTCGGCCTGCAGCAGCACGTGGTCCACCGGCGCGGGCAGCGCGTCCAGGATCGCCTCGACCGCGCCCCGGCGGTCGTCGGCGAGCAGGGCCCGCGTCGCCGTCGTGACGCCGCCGAGCCCGACGATCCCCAGCGCCGACGCCTCGGACATCGTCCAGCGGACGGTCTCGTCCCGCAGCCGCCCGCCACGCCGCGGGGCCCGCCAGGCCAGCACCGCGACGAGCTCGTCGACGCTCTTCACACCGGCGCCCCGGGGCAGGTCGGCCAGTGCGGCCAGGACCCGCCGCCGCGCGACCGGCGCCAGCGGGCGGCGCAGCTCCTC
This genomic window from Amycolatopsis mongoliensis contains:
- a CDS encoding DUF742 domain-containing protein translates to MGEPARVLSPAPVASAGSRVRPYTRTGGRTRSDHNLALEALVSTSDDGRRYRGVRSVEHRRICDLCLDTRSVAEIAAHLRLPLGVVKVLVGDMADIGLVLIHQTELILGDRSSRDFMERVLAGLRAL
- a CDS encoding helicase-associated domain-containing protein, coding for MPATSLADWLRAESDAALEELLRTRRDLSTPPPSDSTVLATRAGTPGSVARACEDLDTVTLAVLEACLLAGADRDPVPVEDVAKLVGADIAGPLTRLRARALAWGPDDALRVPPSVREALGPFPAGLGASAPSLAGEDLEARIAELPDDERGVLTALAAGPPIGRTRDAGLDLTLEKAGTPVQKLLARGLLLRRDDQTVELPRELGIAVRGGVFAPGALTEPALPVHPHQPSILDEAAAGEAMEFLRHTESLLRSWSAAPPPVLKSGGLGVRELKKLAKDLEIDEPQAILLAELAVGAGLVADSETTAPEWVPTTLTDSWLASPTAQRWMTLAQAWLELPRLPGMAGGRDAKDKPIAPLSEELRRPLAPVARRRVLAALADLPRGAGVKSVDELVAVLAWRAPRRGGRLRDETVRWTMSEASALGIVGLGGVTTATRALLADDRRGAVEAILDALPAPVDHVLLQADLTVVAPGPLEPELAAEISAAADVESAGHATVYRITEASVRRALDTGRTAGELHALFKAKSATPVPQSLSYLVDDVARRHGRLRGGVAASFLRCDDEALLAEVLAHPVAAEHDLRLIAPTVVISPDPLHEVLTGLRAAGFAPAAEGPDGRVVDIRPGGRRLPAKARAARRSPGEQAVLTADQAARIVSNLRAGDAASARRRGSAVRAPVGGGADTSATLELLSRATLERREVWIGFVDSRGTASQRVIRPVRVGGGILEGDNNERYSLHRITSAALVEE